From the genome of Gorilla gorilla gorilla isolate KB3781 chromosome 4, NHGRI_mGorGor1-v2.1_pri, whole genome shotgun sequence:
CAATGGCAAAATTTGATAcgttattttgaaaaattgaaacTCCAAGATTAATGCTGTTAAGAATCAATCCAAACTGGATGTTTTTCTTATGTAGAAATAATCCACATAGAGATAGTCATGTGACCTGTCTATCTCCTAAATCTCATCAGGAGGGCTTCCGTAAGCTGGTGAGAGGATGTTGAGAGGGAATTGCCTGGAGGGAGATGATTTAAAAGGAGACTTAAAAGCCTTAAACATGGGGGTAGGAAAAGGTCTTAATAACCAGGAATTCACAGGGATCTGAGGATGAGGAGCTAAATTTGGGAGGGGGGAGCAGAGATGGGGATGGTGGAGAGTTAGAacaggggagggaaaggaggaaggacagAGGCTTTCTCTTTTCTGCAGCTCCTTGGCCTGGCTTCTCTGCCCACGGCAGCTCTTGCACGTATCTTAGCGCCTTTTCACATTCCAGAAGCTGGCAGTGCCCTCAGCGAGGTATAGAGCCCTGTTGGGTTGGTTGGTTTGTCTTTTACCCCCTTTTGAATAGCAGACCCTTTGGGCAGGCTGTTGCCTTGGAGAACATCATTGTACTTGGCTCCACACCAGGCACGATGTGTTTTCAAACTGCAGACTCTTGGACACTAAGCCTGCTGCCTTCTCAGATGGAAACTTCTTTTCATATTTCAGCAGGTCATTCACAGTCCCCACCTCATTCAGCCTCCATGGATGCTGCTGCCCCCACAGTTCTCCTAATGCCAAATCCCCAGCACTCTGTCTCCCTGGCCCATTgagtcatatattttattttagttttagttttttaaactcAAACGttatttattacataggtatttATTACACAATGATGGACTTTTACTGATAACTCGTGATGGGCTTTAGGGTAGGATTCCTAGTAACAAGCACGGTCACCAGGGCCTCCAAACTTTCTGGATTTGCAGCGATGAGGGTCAGCCACCAGCAGGGTCCAGCCACATTGGATGAGGACGTCTTTGACCTTCTTGGAAGCCACTTCCACGTATTTCTGGTAACAGGCCACCAGGGCTTTGGAGATGGACTGACTGATAGCATGCATCTGGGCCACCTGACCATCACCCTTCACTAGGACTTGGATGTCCATGTCAGCAAATCGCTCCTTGCCCAGAAGCAGAACTGGTTCCAGCAGCTTGTAATGCAGTGTGCATGACTCCATCATCTCCAGGGGCCGCCTGTTCACTTCCATGAGGCCACTGCCATGTTTGCGGCCCACCATGGCTGTGGTCATCTTCCTCTGTCCAAAGACCTGCATGGATTGCAGCAGGCTCTTGGACCACGTGGCTATGGGCATAGATGAGAGATCCTCACCATGCAGCATTGCTCCTGGAAAAGCCGGTGTCGTATATTTCAATGCACCCATTTTATAGAATATATGGTGAATATCTTAgagttctttctgttttctttattgaaatatagCCAAAAAGTTAGTGGACCCATAACACACAAGGAACTAGCAAGTGATAGATTCCTCTTATTTCTCAGTGGCTTGTCTGATGCAATCTGATTTTGGATAACTCATCTACCATTCATCCGTTCATTTCACCCTCAACataacacaccaaaaaaaaaaaaaaaaaatcctaataattTTCTCTGTCAAGAaacttaggctgggcatggtggctcacgcctgtaatcccagcactttgggaggtcaaggtgggaggatcacctgaggtcaggagttcgagactaacctggccaacatggtgaaaccccgtctctattaaaaatacaaaaattagccaggcatggtggtacacacctgtagtcccagctactcgggagcctgaggcaggaggatggcttgaatccaggatgtggaggttgcagtgagctgagattgcaccactgcactccagcctgggtgacagggcgagactctaaATTTCTCAGCTTGTTATCTGggaagaagaaaagcagaaaggaaggaaggaaggatggaaaggaACCTAAAGACTATGGGTAGTAAATGGCATTTAAGCTGGGACCCTCTCTTACATCACGTAATTTTATAACTAGTAATTATTCTGCCAttgaagatttttatttattttattttatttattttactttattttattttacatttttttgatacagagtctcactcttttccccatgctggagtgcagtggcacaatctcggctcacagcaaactctccctccggggttcaagcaattctcctgcctcaacctccccctgcctcagcctcccgagtagctgggactacaggtacagtgccaccacacctggctaatttttgtatttttagcagagatggggtttcaccatgctggccaggctggtctcaagctcctaacctcaagtgatccacctaccttgccctcccaaagcgctgggattacaggcatgagtcacacccagcctggtttgtttttttgagacagggtctcactgtgtcacccaggctggagtgcagtggtgcaatcacagcacactgcagccttgacctcccaacctcaggtgatcctcccacctcagcctccaagtggctagcctggatttttttttaagtgaaaattattttttatggccaTTACTATACCAATCCCAGAACTCAAGACTCCTCAAGTCTATGAAACACAGCTCTGAAAGGAGCTGCTTCAAAATATTGTTTCAATTATTTCTGAGATTTAGATTCAGTTAGCACaataaatacagtataaaaagagaaggcagagaggTGGAGAGGAGGGGGGGAGCCTGAGACTATGTTGCCAAGATgttctttttgtagaaaatgaCTGTTAAAGAAGGAAGAGCTCATTCTCTTATCCTTTTAAATCTCACAGCTTCATAATCCTCCCTAAACCtgaccttcatttctttttttatttttttatttttatttttatttattttattttatttattttttttattgatcattcttgggtgtttctcgcagagggggatttggcagggttataggacaatagtggagggaaccTGACCTTCCTTTCAACTTGTATTGGAAACTCTCCAGTACTGAAGTCTATTGTCCAACTCAAATGATAacctttcctattttctttcttcttgcccACCCTATTACAAATAGGTggtatggtttttgcttttattaaaactttttttgtaaccaatgtttattttttatcaaaatattcCATGCAACTAGTCTAGGGGTCAAATAATGCTAAAAAGGCTTAGAGCAAAAGCAGCAGTTTCACTCCTACCCCTTCATCACTTCCTACCACTCAGAGGCAACTACTCAACTTGTTCAATTTATTgctttgtgggtacataataagAGTgggaaaacaggccgggcgcagtggctcatgcctgtaatcccagcactttgggaggccgaggcgggtggattacctgaggtcgggagttcgagaccagcctgaccaacatggagaaactccatctctactaaaaatacaaaattagccgggtgtggtggcacatgcctgtaatcccagctactagagaggctgaggcaggagaatcccttgaacctggaaggcggaggttgtggtaagccgagatcgcaccattgcactccagcctgggtgacagagcaaaactctgtctcaaaaaaaaaaaaaaaaagagttggaaaacaaaatttatctCTTTGGACATTTATCTCTGTTATATCTAAGAAATACGTACATGTTATCTCTACTTTGTcatatagcatttttttttttttgagacagggtcttgttctgtcacccaggctggagtgcagtgattcactgcaacctgtacCTCCCTGGTAccgggattctcatgcctcagcctcctgagtagctgggattacaggtgtgcaccaccacactcaggtaatttttgtatttttagtagacacaggttttcaccatgttggacaggctggtctcgaactcctggcctcaagtgatccaccagcctcagccttccagagcgCTGGGATgaaaggcgtgagccacagcacctggtccACATAGCAATTTTTATGTTAAGCAACTGTGAAAAGCTTACACACGTGAACTGTTTATCTGATCAAGCTTATTGTTCTTCAAAATTCATGTAggcccagctactatggaggctgaggcaggactgcttgagcccaggaggttaaggttgTAGCTTGCAATAATTGTGCTCGTgaatggccactgcactccagcccgggcaacacagcaatAATGACTTCAGTGTAGTTCAAGCTTGTCCAAACCACGGCCCACTAGCTGCATGTGGCCCAACAcgaatttgtaaactttcttaaaacattatcagatttttttgtgattttttttttctttagctcatcagctatcgtaaATGTTAGCCTATCTTAACCGTGGCCCAAGACCATTCTTCTTCCAACGTGGCctggggaagccaaaagattggacacccctgatttAATCCACCACAAACCATTCTGAATGAAAAGTTTTCGGAAGTGCAAATCCGAAGAAGATAATGCATTTACCGGATTACAAAATCATTATAATACAATCAGTCAGGATTCTAGCACAGAAGAGATTGAAGCAGAGCAGAACCCACTAgggtatgtatattatatatcatatataccgCATATAATCTTACACAATTGTGGGAACTGCTTAAGTAATCCCTGTAAAACTGTTATCGTCACAGCTGATCCTGGAGCTTGAAGATGTCAGGAAAGGCAGTCAGGAAGGCgtagagaaaagcaaataccaGCTGGAACCCACAAAGGCAAACTAAAACCGTGTcaattctctttgcctttgaccTTGATAGTATGGCCATCCTGCAGAAGAAGCTGCGTTCCTTCAGTACATACCTAGCCTAGGAGTAGGAAACGCTGGAGAAGGACTTGGGGGAAGGCGGAGCAGTTTCAGGCCCAGCTGCTGGCCCAAGCCAAGGAGGTAAACCAGCAGATAAACAATAACACGAGCCACAAAATGTCTGCTGCTTCGCTCCCGCCCTCAGATCTGCATGAGAATGTCTCCTGTGGCCCACCCTAACCAGAAACATATCCACAGGGGATGCTGGGAAACGTAGTTCCACCTCGCCAAGGGGACACAATACGTTTCAAAGCCACCATGGTCTACCCCTTCTCAATTTGGCacctgagtttatttatttatctatttattatttatttagctgGGGGATGTCAGGAAGtcactttatttgtaaaatgatggATTAGACCTGACTATATTCTCTGATAATTAGAAGTTTGCAAAGATGAATAAAGATTTATAAGGCCAGGTGTGATAGTTCATGCCTACAATCtcaactttgggaagccgaggagggaggatcccttgagcccaggagttcgagattagcctgggcaaccgagcaagacccacttctctacaaaaataaaaaaaataaaaaaaataaaaaaataaagaaagaattagccaggcttggtgacttactgaggcaggaggatttcttgagctcaggagttcaaggctgcagggagccatgatcactgcatggcacttcagcctgggcaacagagcgagaccttggctctaacaaaaaaaaaaaaaaaaaaaaaaggaaagaaaagaaaaagatttataaaGTCAATTTTATGGAGGAAGGTCTCTCATTCGGTTCTGAAGTGTTGCGAATCTAAAGGTAGGAAGACAAATTCCCTTTAATTCAGCAAACGCTGAGCCCCTACCATAGGCGTCCTCTGCGAAGGAGACACTCCAAATCTCAGGCGCTCACTCGCCATGTGTAAAAGGAAGCGCAAATAAaagtcctggccaggcgcggtggctcacgtctgtaatcccagcactttgggaggcagaggtgggaggatcactagaggtctggagttcgagaccagcctgcccaacatggtaacCCTCTCCACTCCCCCCACCacacttctacaaaaaataaataaataataaataaaaataataaaagccctTTCACTCAAGAAGCATTTCGCTTCTCTTAGCCGAAGGCATCCTCCAAAGTGCGAAAGCCTAATTACTGTCCACTCTCACCAAGCCATTAGCAAAATGACCACCTACCTGCTGTGAACCACCTACCTCACCGAGGTGAGGCTACTACAGTTCCCAGCCGGCCTCTCTCCTGCTTCTGCTCCTGGACCCCACAGGCCAGGACTAAGGCACCCATGTTTTAAACCACACTTAACCTCTAAATAAAGATAACAACTAAGGCATCTTTCTGTCTAATATGACACAACTGTACCATGTACAACACAAAACACGTTAACCCTTTCCCCAGAAAGACGAGGAAAAttccttttcagtttttgaaGGGTATTCATTTTCCTACCTAATTCACACTTTTCCTTTGGTATTCCACAATTTAAAGGCTCATATAAATCTAATCTGCTATTAAGTATGGGTatgggagagggaaagaaaatcaaactacTTTATTCATATAGACACAAACATATTCatgtaaaaaaaggaagaaatattcatTACAGTCCTTATTTCTGCAGCTAGCTACATGGCTGTAAACTATTTTATCAAGCCAGCTGCTTCGGAATGATGGGAACATGATAAGAATATGAATTCCCGCCGGACGTAGTGGCTCATATTaccgcctgtaatgccagcactttgggaggccaaggtgggcagaccacttgaggtcaggagttcaagaccagcctggcgaacgtggcgaaaccccatctctaccaaaaatacggaagaaaaaaaaaattagccgggcatggcggtgggcgcctgtaatcccagctacttgggaggctgaggcaggagaatcgcttgaacccaggaagtggagattgtggtgagccgagattgcaccactgcactccagcctgggcaacagagtgagactctgtctaaaaaaaaaaacacaaaaaaacacaaacaaacaaaaaaatgaattccatgagcatgagcccctTGCCATACTTCATTTATAACTTCTTTCTTCCACTTCCCATTCCTATTATTTGTGTCCTCAGCAGGCACCTCAGCTGATTTTAGTTCCCTGCCTGCTAAAATAACCCAGACCTTCATTCCTGAACTGTCTGGACCATCAACAGCCCTGCCTTAACTGGGTTGTTATAGTTTTCAATTGACTTTAATCCCTGGGCTTGGGAGGACAAAGGGGAACCCTGGAGAATCTCTTGCATTCCAGGCATATGCCCCCTTACCCTCATTTCATAACAGcatcctcattttctctctctttttttaagtcttttcatttttattactcaaaaaagtttcattttttaatttcgtTTTCTGACTTTGCGCTTATGCCTTCAACACTTTCACAACGATTTTCTGCTCCTCGGTAAGGAAAGCATGCTTGATCCTGTCACGAACACATTTAGCACACATGGAACCACCACAGGCCCTGCTGACATGTTCCTTTGTTTTGGACAATCTCATAAGAACTTTAGGTCTTACAGCAGGAACCACTTGAAGTCTGCCTGGGCACATGCCACATGCAGATTTTGGTGCTTTCCCAAACTTCTTGGTATAAAGATAAACAGTTCTATTACCAGGGGTTCAGGACAGCCTAGTTTTGGTTCGGGACAGCCTAGTTTTGTTAGAGGCTGTATTGTAGGAAAGCCTATGACGGTATGTCAAACGCTGGACCATTCCGAGTGCCTGTAGACAGCATCCCTGGAAGAGCCCCATTTTCTCTTGATGGTCAGGATCAATCACCACAGACAGTACTCCTTCTTTGCCTGTTGATTCAGAGGCATGAGCCCAAAGTGGCTGGGTAGCATTCTTGATTTCCAGTTCATTGGAATCATTGTTGTGCCCCTGATGGAAGCATTTATCCCTTTGGAGCCAAAATCTCTGGACCATTCATGGGGCTGGAAAGCAAAAGTGTCGCTAATGGATTGCTAGGAGTAATAGTGAGAAGAAACTATTCCCTTTCCCATCCTTTGATTTCCAGACCTGGGAATCCTGGCTATGACAGAAATATTACCATATGTTGGATGCTGATTGAGAACACATACTGCCTTCTGAAGAAcactgcctcagccccacaggtGTTACCATCTAGGTAGAACTATAATTGAGTCTTCCAAAGGCCATTCTACTGTTCCATCGAG
Proteins encoded in this window:
- the LOC101136982 gene encoding small ribosomal subunit protein uS9-like, whose amino-acid sequence is MPIATWSKSLLQSMQVFGQRKMTTAMVGRKHGSGLMEVNRRPLEMMESCTLHYKLLEPVLLLGKERFADMDIQVLVKGDGQVAQMHAISQSISKALVACYQKYVEVASKKVKDVLIQCGWTLLVADPHRCKSRKFGGPGDRACY